A single window of Solanum dulcamara chromosome 5, daSolDulc1.2, whole genome shotgun sequence DNA harbors:
- the LOC129889982 gene encoding F-box protein PP2-A12-like, whose amino-acid sequence MGSSFSFLIPQFSSTVIQKNHPGLGDLPESCVASVLVYMDPPQICKLSMLNRAFRGASSADFVWESKLPMNYNSIIQRVFAGRNFPSNLCKRDIYAKLCRPNSFDGGTKKVWLDKRTGRVCMSISSSGLAITGIDDRRYWSRIETDESRFKSVAYLQQIWWFEADGEVDFPFPVGSYSIFFRLQVGRASRRFGRRVCNSEHVHGWDKKPVRFQLSTSDGQQATTQCYLNEPGIWKYHHVGDFVATGSVEPMKVKYSMTQIDCTHTKGGLCVDSVLICPVEFTERLKQSF is encoded by the exons ATGGGTTCTTCGTTTTCTTTCTTGATTCCTCAGTTTTCATCTACTGTTATTCAGAAAAATCATCCTGGTCTTGGTGATTTGCCGGAAAGCTGTGTAGCTTCAGTTCTTGTATATATGGACCCGCCTCAGATCTGTAAATTATCTATGCTTAATAGGGCTTTTAGGGGTGCTTCTTCTGCTGATTTTGTATGGGAATCGAAGTTGCCGATGAATTATAACTCTATTATTCAAAGGGTTTTTGCTGGTCGAAATTTTCCGTCTAATTTGTGTAAAAGAGATATTTATGCTAAGCTTTGTCGACCCAATTCTTTTGATGGTGGCACAAAG AAAGTTTGGTTAGATAAGAGAACTGGAAGAGTTTGTATGTCTATATCTTCAAGTGGCTTGGCAATAACGGGCATCGATGATAGGAGATATTGGAGTCGGATTGAAACAGATGAATCAAG ATTCAAGTCCGTTGCATATCTCCAACAGATCTGGTGGTTTGAAGCTGATGGAGAGGTTGATTTCCCGTTCCCCGTCGGGTCCTACAGCATATTCTTCAGACTACAAGTAGGACGTGCCTCTCGGAGATTCGGACGCCGAGTCTGCAACTCTGAGCATGTTCATGGGTGGGATAAAAAACCGGTGCGGTTTCAGCTCTCTACATCAGACGGCCAACAAGCTACAACCCAATGTTACTTGAACGAACCTGGAATATGGAAGTATCACCATGTAGGTGACTTTGTTGCCACGGGCTCGGTTGAACCCATGAAAGTTAAATATTCGATGACTCAGATCGATTGTACACATACTAAGGGTGGACTATGTGTAGATTCTGTACTGATATGTCCAGTAGAGTTTACGGAGAGGTTGAAGCAGAGTTTTTGA